ACAATAAGGACAATCAATATGGTCTTTTTCACCCATATTCAGGAATACACGGGGATGTCCCAATGATTTATTGTGCATGGATTTATTACCATTTTTGGGATTTCCGTCGCAATAAACTTTTTTGGTTTTGCTTTGAATCGTTTCGATTGCGTCCATATTTGTTACCTTTGTTTTTGTGTAGGTTGATCTTGCCTAGGTTTTAGGAAAAGTGCAATTGATGAATTGAAGAATTGTTTTTTTTTTAATTGCTGGTTTTATGTTATATGATACAATTCAAGTAATGAAGTTTATAAAATGGAGGAAAAAATGAAAAAATTAACAATTTTTTTTGTGGTACTGGTAGGTCTGTCATTTAATTCGCGAGTAACGTTCGCAGATAGATGTGAGGATCTTTGGAATGCAAATAATGCTG
Above is a genomic segment from Alphaproteobacteria bacterium containing:
- a CDS encoding zinc-finger domain-containing protein — protein: MDAIETIQSKTKKVYCDGNPKNGNKSMHNKSLGHPRVFLNMGEKDHIDCPYCSRHYQYNETLKECKPL